DNA sequence from the Thermococcus gammatolerans EJ3 genome:
GGTCCTCATCGAGTTCGAGGTTACAGAGAAGGACTTCCTGATGATAAGACCGAAGCCCCTGGAGTACCACCTCGAGGAGCTCGGGTTCCTATCAGTCCCACCAAGGATTTGGGGAACGTGGGCGAGCTTCTCACTGCCCTTCTCAGCCTACGATGCGCTCCTTTCAGAGCTGGAGGAGTTTAAAGGAGAGAACAAAGGATTCTACACGGCCTCAAAGGGTTCGAGGGGAAGGATTGAGGTCTACGCCTACAAGGGGAGAACGAGGAAGGACCTCGGGATTCCCCTTTTCGGCTACTCGCTGGGACTTCACGGCTTAACCCTGACGGAGGAGTACCTCATGGAGAAGGCGGAAGAAAACGGCGTCCCCGAGGAGAGACTCCGCTACCTCAAGCTCGGCTTGAGGAAGAGGAAGGAAACTAAGGCCGGCCTTAAGGTCGGAATCGTCTGGGAGAACGGAACGCCCGTTGAGGTCACCCTCAAGCTCTCGACGACTGAACCGAGGGTCAGAATTCGGGGCCTCTACGGCGAGCTGGTTGGAAAGTCGAGGGGAGAACTGACGAGAACGGACGACTGGTACATCGTGGTTCATGCGGGAGATTTTATCAGCGCACTCCAGAGTGTGAGGGGAGTGTTCGGTGGAAACGTCTAACGTCGAAGATCCTTTTAGCTTTCACCGAAAGATTTTTACTTGTTCATTCTTTATTCACCCTCGGTGAAATCCATGCTGGAATGGTTCCCGTATACCTGTCTCGCCGCTGGCTTCATAATCATAGCCATAGCAGTAACCAGAAAGCTCGGACCTGAATGGGCGTGGATAAACAGGAAGATAATTCACTTCAGCATCGTTCCGGCGATTTTGATGTTCTACTACGGAAAAATCCCAGTTGAAGTTTTTGGCGTTTCCGCCTTTATCTTCGGCGTCGTTCAGCTTTGGCCCCACCTCAAGAGACATGAGCTGTCTTGGTACCAGATAAAGCACAACTACGGCGAGGTGTTCTTTTCATTCTCGGCCTCGGCAGTCGTTCTGTTGTTTCCCAGAGAGTACGCAACGGCCCTGCTGTTGGCTATGGCGATCAGCGACGGCGTTACTGGAGTTGTAAGGCACTACTACTTCAAGAAAAACGGGTTCAACGTGAAGCTCAAGAAGCACTGGACAGGGAGCTTGGCCTACCTGATAACGGCCATAGCGATAGGGCTTTACCTCCTTGAGGGGGGTGTTGTTGGAAAACTGGCGTGGGCGACAACACTAATGCTAGCGGAGTACCAGCCCTGGGTGGACGACAACTTGGCCGTTCCGCTGGTGGGAAGCCTGCTGTTCCTCCTCTACTGAGCCCACCTGACCTTCAGGCTGTCCTTTTTCACCTTTTTGAACTCCTCAACGAGGGCCCTTCCGGTTCTTTCCATGAACTCCTCAACCTCGGTGATTCTGAGCTCTTTCAGTCCGATTGCCTCCACTCCCTCGGGAATGCCCTTGGCCTCGACGTTTATCCCGATGTGGATTTTGACGCTCACTGGGGAAACCGTTGCTATCGAGATGCTGAGCTTTCTCCCGTTCACGTAGATGTCGTCTCCCTTTCTAACGGTCTTCACTCCGTACTCGCCGAGAACCTCGCAGAGCCTCGCTATGAAGAGCTTTTGCAGAGTTGAGGCGAAGAGCGTGTTGACCAAGTCGAAGACCTCGATTATGTAGTGCACCATGTCGTCGCTCCTGATTTCCTTGCTCGCGCGGAGGTCCTCTATGTCAATCATTTCCTCGACCTTGACGTCGCACTTTCCGCGGAAGACGACGAGCGAGTTTCCAAGGATTCCGAAGTTCCTGTAGGCCCAGTGGCTCCCTATCGCGGAGCCGTCGTAGTCTATGCGCCTATCCTTCACGATGAGCAACTCCATGCTATCACCCCAGCTTTTGGAGTAGTTGTCTAAGCTCCTCAAAACTCTTTACATCTACCCACATGTGGATGAAGTCAACGCCAGGAACGGCCATTTTGACACCATCGATGTGAATGGCCCTGTCGTCAATGTAGATGATGTCGTCGATATCATAGCCGATTGAACGAAGCTCTTCAATGGTTCTCCGAATCATGTCACCCTTGTCAGGATGGCCCTCAATTTTCGGGAAGACAAAGTAGTCCCATAGACCAAAGCCCTCGAGAATCGGCCTTACCCTCTCCTCGATGTTCCAGCTCGCAATGCTTAGAACAAACCTTTCGCTTGCCCATTCGAGGAACTCGCGGACGCCAAGGAAGAGGCAGAGCTCTTGGCCAAGGGAGTCTGTTAAACAATCACCGCTGAACTCGTAAGGCGGAACTAAGGCAGAAGAGTCCTCATGGTCCCAGAGGGTGCCGTCCAAATCGAGAACGAGCAGTCTCATGAAACTCACCAGGAAAATGTATCACGGAGAATTTTAATTTTTGCGGGTTGAAACTTGCAGAAGAGTTAAGTTAAGTCATGATGAGGGCCGTGCATAGGCGAGCTGGTCTCTCAGACGCCCCGCCCGGGGCACTCGGGCTGTTGGGAGCGGCAGGCTGAACGGGTCGGTTTCCCTTCCCGCTTACACCCCCGCCCCATCAAACGGGTCTTCTTCCCGAGCCCTCGTCCTGGGCAACGGACCGGTCGCCCAGGCCCAAACGCCCAGGAATGGCCGCCTATTTTCGGGGACCGCTTCGGCCTTAGATGCTTTCAGGCCTTATCGGACGCGGCGTAGCTGCCCGGCTATGCCCTGTAGGACAACCGGTAGACCAGAGGCCGCGGCTCCCTGTTCCTCTCGTACTGGGGGAGCCTTCCCCTCAGGCGGCCAGCACCCCCGGTAGATAGCATCCGACCTGTCTCACGACGGTCTAAACCCAGCTCACGTTCCCCTTTAATGGGTGAACACCCCCACCCTTGGCCCCTGCTGCAGGGCCAGGATGGGAAGAGCCGACAGCGAGGTAGCAAGCCTCGGGGTCGATATGGGCTCTCGCCCGAGACGACTCTGTTATCCCCAGGGTAGCTTTTCTGTCATCCCTGGCCCCCACCGGGGAGGCACAGGGGTTCGCTAGGCCACGCTTTCGCGGCTGGACCCGCCTCTGTTACGGGTCCAGTCAGGCCGGCTTTTGCCCTTGCACTCTACGGCGGATTCCTGACCCGCCTGAGCCGACCTTAGGGCACCCTCGATACCTTTTCGAGGGTGTGCCGCCCCAGCCAAACTGCCCACCTACCGCTGTCCCCCCTTCCGGGGGTTAGCC
Encoded proteins:
- a CDS encoding DUF366 family protein, which encodes MELLIVKDRRIDYDGSAIGSHWAYRNFGILGNSLVVFRGKCDVKVEEMIDIEDLRASKEIRSDDMVHYIIEVFDLVNTLFASTLQKLFIARLCEVLGEYGVKTVRKGDDIYVNGRKLSISIATVSPVSVKIHIGINVEAKGIPEGVEAIGLKELRITEVEEFMERTGRALVEEFKKVKKDSLKVRWAQ
- a CDS encoding magnesium-dependent phosphatase-1, which produces MRLLVLDLDGTLWDHEDSSALVPPYEFSGDCLTDSLGQELCLFLGVREFLEWASERFVLSIASWNIEERVRPILEGFGLWDYFVFPKIEGHPDKGDMIRRTIEELRSIGYDIDDIIYIDDRAIHIDGVKMAVPGVDFIHMWVDVKSFEELRQLLQKLG
- a CDS encoding diacylglycerol/polyprenol kinase family protein, which encodes MLEWFPYTCLAAGFIIIAIAVTRKLGPEWAWINRKIIHFSIVPAILMFYYGKIPVEVFGVSAFIFGVVQLWPHLKRHELSWYQIKHNYGEVFFSFSASAVVLLFPREYATALLLAMAISDGVTGVVRHYYFKKNGFNVKLKKHWTGSLAYLITAIAIGLYLLEGGVVGKLAWATTLMLAEYQPWVDDNLAVPLVGSLLFLLY